Proteins from a single region of Mucilaginibacter daejeonensis:
- a CDS encoding Sec-independent protein translocase subunit TatA/TatB — MGLGAPEIILIIVAILILFGGRKIPELMKGLGQGVKEFKDASNRDDNTTTTRTTTEEKTNVH, encoded by the coding sequence ATGGGATTAGGCGCACCAGAGATCATCCTGATCATCGTTGCAATATTGATACTATTTGGCGGTCGTAAGATCCCTGAACTTATGAAAGGTTTGGGTCAGGGCGTCAAAGAGTTCAAAGATGCTTCGAACAGGGACGATAACACCACCACCACAAGAACTACCACTGAAGAGAAGACCAACGTTCATTAA
- the gatA gene encoding Asp-tRNA(Asn)/Glu-tRNA(Gln) amidotransferase subunit GatA, with the protein MVNTYTTLTAIQQDLREGRTTVKELVNGYLANIARYQHLNAFNEVFTEEAIQRAADVDARISSGEAGRLAGLVISIKDNICYKGHQVTASSHILENFTSVFSSTVVERLLEQDAIIIGRCNCDEFAMGGANENSYFGPVKNMADETRAPGGSSGGSAVSVQAGMAHASIGTDTGGSIRQPASFCGVVGLKPTYGRVSRHGIIAYASSFDQAGPITRSVEDAALLLEVIAGADGYDSTQSRRPVPSYSIELAPVTGKKKIAYLREVMDSEGLDPQVKACLVDHIEALKADGHTVEPVSFEYLDHVVPTYYILTMAEASSNLARYDGVHYGYRSPNATDLTTTYKRSRSEGFGTEVKRRIMLGTFVLSAGYYDAYYAKAQKVRRLIQQRTNAILEEYDMILTPTAPEPAFKIGRQDIDPIVTYLEDIFTVQASLAGVPAISVPVQNNSAGLPLGLQLCTKAFNEVELLNFATYLLGLRKS; encoded by the coding sequence ATGGTAAATACGTACACCACCCTAACGGCCATTCAGCAAGATCTGCGCGAAGGAAGAACCACCGTAAAGGAATTGGTCAACGGTTACTTGGCTAATATAGCCCGGTACCAGCACCTCAATGCTTTCAATGAGGTATTTACAGAAGAGGCCATACAACGCGCTGCTGATGTTGACGCCCGCATCAGTTCGGGCGAGGCTGGCCGCCTGGCAGGCCTGGTGATCAGCATCAAGGATAACATTTGCTACAAAGGGCACCAGGTTACCGCTTCATCCCATATACTTGAAAATTTCACATCAGTATTTTCCTCTACAGTGGTCGAAAGGCTGCTGGAACAGGATGCTATCATCATTGGCCGCTGCAATTGCGATGAATTTGCGATGGGTGGCGCTAACGAGAACTCCTACTTTGGCCCGGTGAAGAACATGGCCGACGAGACCCGTGCACCCGGCGGGTCATCAGGTGGTTCGGCAGTATCGGTGCAGGCCGGTATGGCGCATGCGTCCATCGGTACCGATACGGGAGGCTCCATCCGCCAACCGGCCTCATTTTGTGGTGTGGTAGGGTTAAAACCCACTTATGGTCGCGTGTCAAGGCATGGCATCATCGCTTACGCCTCTTCATTTGATCAGGCAGGGCCGATCACCCGTTCGGTAGAAGATGCTGCCCTGCTGCTGGAAGTGATCGCCGGTGCCGATGGTTACGATAGTACCCAATCGCGCAGGCCGGTACCCTCATACAGCATCGAACTGGCACCTGTTACCGGTAAAAAGAAGATAGCCTACCTGCGCGAGGTAATGGACAGTGAAGGGCTGGATCCTCAAGTAAAAGCTTGCCTGGTCGACCACATCGAAGCTCTAAAGGCCGATGGACACACAGTTGAGCCGGTATCGTTCGAGTACCTCGACCACGTGGTCCCTACTTATTATATCCTTACCATGGCCGAGGCTTCCTCTAATCTGGCCCGTTATGATGGGGTACATTACGGCTACCGCAGCCCTAATGCCACTGATCTTACCACTACGTATAAACGGTCACGTTCTGAAGGTTTTGGTACCGAGGTGAAACGCCGCATCATGCTGGGCACCTTCGTACTAAGCGCGGGTTACTATGATGCCTACTATGCCAAGGCGCAAAAGGTACGCCGACTGATCCAGCAGCGCACCAACGCTATTTTAGAAGAGTACGACATGATCCTGACACCTACTGCTCCTGAGCCCGCGTTCAAGATCGGTCGTCAGGATATCGACCCTATCGTTACTTACCTGGAGGATATCTTTACGGTACAGGCCTCACTGGCCGGTGTGCCGGCAATATCTGTCCCGGTACA
- a CDS encoding Sec-independent protein translocase subunit TatA/TatB: MYSSVLLFLNIGTPELILILFVALLLFGGNKLPELARGLGKGMRDFKDASEGVKREIHNQINNFDAEKPSEPVHRTSITNDHDTHVTEPVAVETDHSVKKEY; the protein is encoded by the coding sequence ATGTACAGTTCGGTCCTTTTGTTCTTGAACATCGGCACGCCAGAGTTGATATTGATCCTGTTCGTGGCGTTGTTGCTGTTCGGCGGTAATAAACTCCCTGAACTGGCGCGTGGTTTAGGTAAAGGTATGCGTGATTTCAAGGATGCCTCCGAAGGGGTGAAACGCGAGATACACAATCAGATCAATAACTTCGATGCCGAAAAACCGTCGGAGCCTGTACATCGTACTTCTATCACTAACGATCATGATACTCACGTTACCGAGCCGGTAGCTGTTGAGACCGATCACTCAGTTAAAAAAGAATATTAA